Genomic segment of Prosthecobacter vanneervenii:
CAGCTCCTCCATCAGCAGCGTTAGCACATCCAGCGTCTGGCGGCTAATGTGGTGCTCCATCCCCTCGACGTCTTCGTGCACTGTCTTCGGATCCAGCCCAAAACCGGCCAGCAGTCGCGTCAGCACCTCATGCCTCCGCGCAATGTCTGCACCCACTTTACCCCCCTCCTCCGTCAGAATCACCCCCCGGTAGCGCTCGTACACCACAAAACCTTCCGCATCCAGCTTCTGGATCATGTTCGTCACGCTCGCCTGTGAGACCCCCAGGTTCTTGGCAATGTCCACCACACGGGCATAGCCCTTGGCGATGATGAGATTGTGAATCTGCTCGAGGTAGTCCTCGATGGCGGGGGAGCCCAGGTGGCTGGTGTGTTCCTTGCGTTTGGCTGGCATGAGCAGGCCAAAATGGATCACCCTTGGCTGTCTTCAACGAAGAAACCCGTTTTCGCCCTTGCAAAGAAAGTTAGTCATGACTAACTTAGTTCATAGTGGCTAACAACTTTATCACCCTCTTATTTGCCGTCGTCAGCCCTTGGGGCATGGCGGACGACTGGATCGTCATGGAGCGGAAAAACACACGCCCCCTCAGCACCGACCGCCCAGACCAGACCGAATCCGCCTGCACCGTCCCCAAAGGCTGGTTCCAGGTGGAGAGCAACCTCGTCTCCTTCAGCCGCACACGTCAGGCTGGCGAGCGCTCTGACGACACCTCTTTCTGCGATTTCATTTTCAAATACGGAGTCACCCACAACACCGACCTCCAGGTCGGCTGGGCGCCCCGCCTGCTTCATCGCAGCCAGGACGCCGACAGCGTCCTCATCGGCAAAAACAGCGGCAGCGGAGACCTCTACCTCCGCATGAAAACCAATCTCGTGGGCAATGACGAAGGCCCCTACGCCATCGCCCTCCTGCCCTGGGTCAAGGCCCCCACCGCCACCAAGGGCCTGGGAAATCAGTGCTGGGAATACGGCCTCACCATCAATCAGGAGCTCGACATCGGCGGCGGCTGGGAGCTTGGCTCCAGCATCTTCCTCTCCATGGCCGTCACAGACCACCAGACACGCTATTTCGAGCCCGCTTTCACCATCGCCATCGGCCGCGACCTCACTGAAAAAATCGGCTTCTATGTCGAGACCTATCAGGGCTGGCTCACGGATGAAGGCCGCTACTGGCAGTCCTCCCTCGATGGCGGCTTCACCTACATGGTCACCCCTGACCTCAAATTCGACGTGGGCGCAAACTGGTATTACAACGCCCAGGAGGCCATCAATCCCTTTGTCGGCGTCTCATTCCGCTTTTAACTCTTTGCACTCCCATGGAAAACACTCCCGAAACCGGCTGGCGCTCACGCGGAGACAATTCGCTGCCTGAGGTCTTTCGCTCCGTACCCGTCCCACAGGAAGGAAGCTTCTGGCGCAAGATGCTCGCCTACGCAGGCCCCGGCTTCCTCGTCTCCGTCGGCTACATGGACCCCGGAAACTGGGCCACCGACCTCGCTGGCGGCGCCCGCTACGGCTACACCCTGCTTTCGGTCATCCTGATCTCCAATCTCATCGCCATCCTGCTCCAGCACCTCTGCGTCAAGCTGGGCGTCGTCACCGGGCGCGATCTCGCCCAGGCCTGCCGGGACCACTACCCGCGTCCAGTCGTCTGGTTCCTTTGGGTTTTGTGCGAGGCCGCCATCGCCGCCTGCGATCTCGCTGAGGTCGTCGGCTCCGCCATCGGCCTGCAGCTCCTCTTCGGCATCCCTCTCGTCTGGGGCTGCGTCATCACCACGCTCGATGTCATGATCGTCCTGCTTCTGCAAAATCGTGGCTTCCGCTACGTCGAGGCGCTCGTCATCACCCTCATCCTCACCATCGGCGGCTGTTTTGCCGCCGAGATGATCTTCGCCAAGCCTGATCTGGCGGGCATCGCAAGCGGCTTTGTGCCTTCAGCAGAGATCTTCAAAAACCGCGAGATGCTCTTCGTCGCCATCGGCATCCTCGGCGCCACCGTCATGCCTCACAATCTCTACCTGCACAGCTCCATCGTGCAGACCCGCAATTTCGCCCGCGACGACGCCGGCAAGTCCGAGGCCATCAAATTCGCCACCATCGACTCCACCTTCGCGCTCATGTTTGCGCTGTTTATCAATGGCGGCATCCTCATCGTCGCCGCAGCAGCTTTCCACACCAGCGGGCACAAGGAGGTCGCTGAGATCCAGGAGGCCTACGAGCTCCTCAGCCCGGTGCTCGGCGTCGGCGCGGCCAGCACACTCTTTGCCGTTGCCCTGCTCGCCAGCGGGCAAAACTCCACCCTCACTGGTACCCTCGCCGGTCAGATCGTCATGGAGGGCTTCCTCAGCATCCGCCTCAAGCCCTGGCTGCGCCGCATGATCACCCGCCTCATCGCCGTGGTCCCTGCTGTCTGCATCATCGGCTACTATGGCGAGGGAAAAACCACCGACCTCCTCATCTCGAGTCAGGTCATCCTCTCCATGCAGCTCAGCTTTGCCGTCATCCCCCTGCTCTGCTTCACCGGAGAAAAGTCCAAGATGGGCCGCTTTGCCAACCCGCTCTGGATCAAGCTCCTCGCCTGGGCCAGCGCCATCGTCATCATAGTTCTCAACCTCAAATATCTTTTCGATCAATTCGCCCCTCAGTCCTGGATCAACGCCCTCGGAATCTAACGCCATGTACCAGAAAATCCTCGTCGCCCTGGACGCCAGCGCCTCCGATCAGGAGCTCCTGCCCGCCATCACCCAGCTCGCAACCCTCATGCAGAGCCAGCTCCTTCTCGTCCACGTCGCAGACGGCTGGGCCGCTCGAAACTTCGACCAGCTCAAGCTCGCCGAATCCGAAGAGATGAAGCAGGACCTCAACTACCTGGAAACAACAGCTGCCAGTCTCCGCTCCACCTCCGGCCTGACTGTCAACATCCGCCTCGTCCTCGGAGAGCCGCCCGACCAGCTCCTCAAAGTCGCCGCCGAGGAAAACATCGACCTCATCGCCCTCGCCTCCCACGGCCACCGCCTCATCGGCGACATCATCCACGGCAGCACCATCGACGCTGTCCGCCACAAAGCCACCGTCCCCCTCTTCGTCGTCCCGCCCAAGCGCACACCTTGACGAACCCGCCCCCTCCCGCCATATCAGGGGCTCCTATGCGCATCCTTTCAGGCCTTCAACCCAGCGGCAGACTCCACATCGGCAATTTCTTCGGCATGATGGAGCCGGCCCTCAAGCTCCAGCACGAGGGCGACGCCTACTACTTCATCGCCGACTACCACTCCCTGACCTCCGTCCACGATGGCAAGGCCCTTCGCAGTTACGTCCGGGAACTTGCCATTGACTTCCTGGCCTGCGGACTGGACCCGGACAAATGCGTCTTCTTCCGCCAGAGCGATGTGCCGGAGCACTGCGAGCTCTCCTGGATCCTCAGCACCATCACCCCCATGGGCCTGCTCGAGCGCTGCACCAGCTACAAGGACAAAGTCGCCCGCGGCATCCAGGCCTCCCACGGCCTCTTCGCCTACCCCGTACTCATGGCGGCAGACATCCTCATCTACGATAGCGACATCGTCCCCGTGGGCAAAGATCAGAAGCAGCACGTCGAAGTCACCCGCGACATCGCCATCAAGATGAACGAAACCTTTGGCGAGGGCCTCTTCAAGCTGCCCCAGCCGCGCATCCAGGAAGCCACCGCCGTCGTCCCCGGACTCGATGGTCAGAAGATGAGCAAGAGCTACGACAACACCATCCCGCTCTTCGAAGAACCCGGCCCGCTCAAAAAGAAGATCATGGGCATCAAGACCGACTCCACCCCCGTGGAGGCGCCCAAGCCCGTCGAAGGCAGCAGCATCCTGGCTCTCTACAAGCTCGTCGCCTCACAGTCCGACTATGACGCCATGGTGGCAGACCACCTCAATGGCGGCGTCGGCTACGGAGACTTCAAAAAGCGCCTCCTGCAGGGCATTACCGACTACTTCGCCCCCTTCCGCGCCCGTCGCGATGAAATCATCGCAGACAAGGGCTACGTGGACAAAGTCCTCGCCGAAGGCGCTGAAAAAGCCCGCGCCGTCGCCCGCAAGACCCTCAGCCGCGTGCGCGATGCTGTGGGCCTGGGTTGATCAGCGTTTCCGCTTCTTGTTCTGCTGCGCACGCTTGTGGCCATGCCCCGGCTTGCGCGGCGGCGCACTCTTGATCTCGCGGCGGTCCCGCTCGCGCCGTTCTTCGCGCCCCTTCTTTTCCGGTTTGCGTGACCGCCCCTCTTCCTGAGGGTTGACCACCAGCTTGAAGTCCACCTGCTTCCGCGCGCTGTCCACCTTGTAGATCTGCACCACCACATTGTCTCCCAGACGGATGACACGGCGTGTATGCCGCCCGGTCAGCAGGCGCGTCACAGGATCAAAGATGAAGAAATCATCCGGGATCGCGGAGAGCGGCACCACGCCGCTCAGCCCCAGATCCGGCACATCCACAAAGAATCCAAAGTTCCGCACCTCGGTCACCAGCGCCTCATACGAGTGCGGTTTTCTGGAGACGAGCTGCGCCTTGAGGTAGGCGTACAGCTTCACCTCCTTGCTGTCGCGCTCGGCATCGGCGGAGTTCTTCTCCGTCGCGCTGATGTGGCTCGCGATCTGCCGCGCATCTCCCGCCTGCAGCTCCGCTTTGTCGAAAAGAGAGCGGTGCACCACCAGGTCGGCATACCGGCGGATCGGCGAGGTGAAGTGCGTGTATTTCGGCTTGGCCAGGCCATAATGCCCCAGAGGCTCCATCGCATAACGCGCACGCATCAGTGAGCGTAGAAATCCGATCTTCAGCGCGGGGCCGATAGGCAGCGTCTGCAGCCGGGCCAGCAGCTTCTGCACCTCCGGCCGGTGCGTCAGGTCTCCGCACGGCACCCGGTGGCTCAGCACTTCCTCGCGGAAATCATTCAGCCGCTTTTCCTTCGGCGACTCATGCACGCGATACACCGAATTCCGGTTCAGCCCCATCAGCCTCCCCGCCACCGCCTCGTTTGCCAGAAGCATGAATTCCTCAATGAGCTGATGCGACACATCATTCTCGATCTTCTCGATCCGCAGCACCTTGCCGTTCTCGTCCAGTCGGATCTTGTTCTCGGGGAAATCCAGATCCAGCGATCCGTTCTTGAACCGCAGATGGCGTATCTTCTGCGCCATCTCATGTGCATCGTGCAGCATCTGCTCCGTCTCATTGTTCGGCGGTGCCTGCAGCACGGCAAACGCCTCCTTGTAGGTAAAGCGCCTCTTCGAGCGGATCACGGCGGAGTAAAACTTCGCACTCACCACCTGCCCGTGCTTCGACATCACAAACTCCACGCACTTCGTCAGGCGGTCCACATTCGGTTTCAGGGAGCACAGCTCGTTGCTCAGCGCTTCCGGCAGCATGGGGATCACGCGGTCCACCAGGTAGGTCGAGTTGCCGCGCTTGCTCGCTTCCACATCCAGCGCGCTGCCCGGCTTCACATAGTGGGACACATCCGCGATGTGCACCCACAGCCTCCACTGCTCTCCTTCCCTCTGCATGCAGATGGCATCATCAAAATCCTTCGCGTCATCCGGGTCGATGGTCACCACGTTGTGCGGGCGGCAGTCCACACGCCCGGCGCACTCCTGCGCGCTCGGTTGGTTGTCAGGGCGCGACTTCGCAATCGCATGCGCCTCGTTTAACACATTCTTGGGAAAGTGCAGCGGCAGGTCGTAGTTCCGCAGCACGGAGAGCATGTCCACACCCTCCTCATCCGGAGGCCCCAGCACCTCGATTACCTCGCCCTCAGGAGCCACTTTTCCGCTGCCCCATTGCGTGATTTCCACCACCACCTTGTCACCCACGATGGCCTTGCGGCCCACATCACGCGGCTCAGGCACATAGATCACTCCCGGCAGGCGTGGATCATCTGGCGTCACATGCAGAAACTGCTTTGTGCGCTGCAGCGTGCCCACCACCTGGGTGCGACGGCGCTCCAAAATGCGCACCACGCTGCCGCTTCTATCCTGCTGCCCGGGCTTGAAATCCAGGCGCACCAGCACGCGGTCGCCATGCATGGCGGTGTCCATCTTGCTTTCCGGCACGCTGATCTCAGCGCCCCCTCCTTCATCCGGCATCACAAATCCACGACCGCCTCTTGTTACCTGGATCACTCCAGGCACCAGGTCCGCCTCCTCGGCCTCAATGTATCGGTTTCCCTTCGTGCGAAGGATCTTTCCCTGCTTTTCCAGGCGTTTGAGCAGACCTTGCAGCACCTGCTGTTGATTGGGCTTCATGCCCAGTTGCGAGAGCAGCTCCGGCACATTCGAGGGTATGTAATCCTCACTGCCCAGCAGCCCCAATAATTTCTTTTCCATCTTATTCTTACCTATCTAATCAAAGTACATCGCACGTCGATTGATTCCGTCAATGAGAATTCGGCGGCACCCGGAACTCCCGGTTCAATCTCAGCTTCAGTTTCCGCATTGCTTCATCCAGCTCCTCACGCACGCTCACCAGCTCCGGCTCCAGTGCTTCATTCACGGGCGTGGACATCACACGTTCATGGCGCTCCATCAGCGACTGCCCGTCCTCGCGCAGCCCGCAGGCCTCGATCAATCCGCGCACCTGCGCCACCTGCGCACGTGTGTCCTGGATCATCGTCATGACCTCCGCCTCTGTTGTTTCACCATTCTCCATGCGAAGCAGTTGCTGGCAGTGAAACAACCGGCATCGCACCGGCCTCTTATCATAAACCGTACATCCCTTCTCCTGCAGCGCCGGGCATGGCTGCTCCATGTGGTACTCGCCATCACGGCAGCGGATTTTCAGCCCCAGCCTCCCCAGCGCCGCCGGCACATCTCCCGGCTGCATCCGCACGATCTGAAACATCGTCCCGTCACAGCACATGCCGCACGCCGTGCACAGGCGCGTGGCAGCTTCAGCGAAAGACGCGGACTCCATCGTGCGGGAGCAATGCCGCCCCAATGCCTCAAGTTCAACCTCTATCCTCTCGCCGTCTTCTCCAGCACTTGCAGCGTCAGCTCCACGTTCAGCTCCAGATCCAGCGGCAGCCTCGTCTTCACAGAGTTGCCACCACCGCGTGCGCGCCAGTGGTTGATGCACATGCCCAGCGTGGCCAGATCCGTCGGATCATCCAGGACATGTCCGTTCACACCCGAATCGATCAGCTCGCTCGCTCCATTGTAGCTCGTCGTGATCACCGGGATGCCCGTGGCCAGCGCCTCGCTCACCACGTTCGAACACGGCTCATAGATCGGCAGGAAGGTCAGCACATCCGCCGCAGCGTAGGCCGCCTCCACATCGCTCATCGGCCCGGTCAGAATCACATTCTGCGGGACCCGGCCGCGCATGCGGTCCCGTGTGACCACCAGCAGCTTCAGATGCGGATCATCGCCGTGCCCTGACATGAATTTCAGCAGCCACGGCAGCCCCTTGCGCTCCCAGCCGGAGCCTACAAAGACCAGCACAAAATCCTTCTCCTCCAGACCGAAGCGCCTGCGCGCATCCTCTCTCGTCACGCTTTTAAACCGCTTCACATCCACTCCGTTGCGGATGGTGTGCACGCGCTCCTGCGGAAAGTCAGGGAAGTGCTGCGCTATTTCCCCGCGCACCATCTCGGAGTTCACGATGACCCGCTGTGTGTTCGCCGGATCAAAAGCCTGCGCTTCCAGCGCCATCATGTTTCGGTGAAACGCTCCCAGCCCCACCAGCGGCCGTTTCCACCACGGTGCAAACTGTCGGCGCCTCTCCAGCCACACACGATGCAGCCCGTCACCTGCACGGTAAACATCCTGCTTCAGCGTTCGCTCCAGGCTGAACACACAGTCAAACCTCTCATGCTGCAGCGCAGCATTCACCGCCTCCGCAAATCGCAGCGGCTTCTCCGCCCTCGCGCCCTCCACGCTGACGCTGTGAAACTTCACGCCCTCGGCCTGCCCCTGCCATTTTTCAGCAAAGAGGTGTGTCTCATGCCCGGCGGCGGCCAGCGCCCCCAGCAGCCTCTGCACATACAGCTCCGCACCTCCGGTGGCGGAGTACTGGCGGCGGATGAGGGCGAGTTTCATGCGGGTGGCGCAAACGTCCCGTCGGCTTCAGGAAAAGGCAAGAAGGATGCTCACTCTAGGAATTTGCTGACCGCCACTGCTCAAAGCTCTCCTTCGCCGTGCGGAAGACCGCACCGCAGCGCGGACACGTGATGATGGCCACTCCGTCGGCAAAGATGTGGTCCAGATCATCCTTTGGCAGCCGCAGGATGATCGGCATCAGCCGTTCCACCGAGCATCCGCACTCAAACACATACCCGCGCGTTTCCAGCAGCGTCAGGTGCTCGTCTGTTTCCAGTGCCAGCACCTGCTCCAGCGTCAGCGCCGCCAGCCACTCCTCGTCACAGTCCGGCTCTGCAGAGATCTGCACAAACTCCTCCTCCTCCAGGCGGAAGAAGCGCGTCAGCCGCTGCTCGCTCGTGGTGTAGAAAGTCTCCACCGCTTTGAGCATGTCACTGCCTTGAAATTCGATCATGCTCTGCCGTGTGGGATGCTCAGGCCGCGTCGTCTGCGCAATGAAAAGCGCCTCTCCCTCCTGGCGCACGTCCTCGGTGAAGACACGCCCCGTCACCCGCCCCGGCCTCGTGCTCCCCGTCACAAACAAGTTCGCTCTCTGCGGCTCCTTCACATGGATCGTCCACGCGCAGGACTCGTCCTGCGGGCGCGAGCAGAGGTGCAGCGCCAGCCCGGCCAGCGCATCCTTCAGCATCTGGTCCAGCGACTCCTTGTTCTGGATGCCGTGCTGCATCAGGTGCAGGTAGTAATCCAGATACAGCGGGCTGAAGCGCCCGCGCACCAGCAGAGCGTTGCGCTTCCGCACAAAGTAGGAGCGGAGGTCCACCACGGAAAGATCCGGTTCTAGCATCTGACTCATGCCTTGCCTATCTCACCGGATGCCCGGCGGCGCAAGTGGCGCAGGCGTCACTTCCCGGCCATGCCGCGGAATTTCTGCCGGTACGCACTCGGCGTGGTCCCCATCACCTCCCGGAAGCGGCGGTTGAAGTTCGCCAGGTTGCGGTATCCGCAGTCCATCGCGATGTCCGTGATGTTCGACACATCCTCCGCCAGCATCCCGCACGCACGGCCGATTCTCACCTCGTTCACATACTGCGGCACCGTTTTGCCCGTGCGCGAGTGGAAGAACCGGCTGAAGGCCCCCAGGCTCAGGTGCGCCAGCTTCGCCAGCCGCTCGCGGTCGATTTCCTCGGTCAGGTGCGTGTGGATGAAGTCGATCACCCGCTCCATCCGCCCCTGGTCGGCGGACTCCAGTTTCGGCTCAAAGTTCGAGCTCGCCAGCGGCTTCAGTTCCTCGGACTTCGCCAGCGCATTCAGGATCGCCAGCAGCTCGATCACCCGCCCCAGCCCCTCGCTGTCAGCCAGTCGCTTCATATGCTCGGTCACCGCCGTACGGGCAGCCCCGCGCACCTCCAGTCCCCGCGCCGCACGCTGCAGCAGCCGCTTCACCGGCTCCATTTCCGGCAGCGCCATGAAGTCACGCCCCAGAAAGGTCTCGTCAAAGCGCACGATGATCGCATTCACCCGGCGGGATTTCGCACTCGTGTCCTGGTGCCATACATGTGGCAGGTTGGACCCGATCAAAACAATGTCCCCGTCCGTCAGCGCCCCAATGTTGTCTCCCACCACCCGGTGCCCACGGCTCTCAATCGCCAGCGTCAGCTGATACTCCGGATGGAAATGCCATCGCGTCCCGTAGTCCATCGCCCGCACCACCTCACAGTGAAAAGACTCCCACTGGCGTTTCGGCACTTTTTCAAAAACAGGCTTCATGGCGGTGTAGTTGCTGGATTCTCGATGCTGGATTCAGAATAGCTACTTCGAAGATCGGCGCACCTTGGCTCAGCAGTGGCACCCCAGTTTCACGCAAGGCGTCCACATGATCAATAGCTTCGTCATTCGAAGCCAGCACCTACATTAGGCGCAGCACAAGGGCTCGGCCAGCCGCCAGATTTCGAGGTCCTGATAGCTCTTGCCGCCATAGAGCCTCGAATATCTGGCATCTAGTTGCTACTCGTCGTCGTCCTTATCTCCTTCCCCGGCCTTCTGTCCGCGCAGCATGGCTTCCATGAAGGAATCCAAGTCGCCGTCCATCACGTCGGAGATGTTGCTGGTCTTCACCCCGGTTCGGAGGTCTTTGACCATCTGGTAGGGCTGGAAGACGTAGCTGCGAATCTGTGACCCCCAGCCGATGTCGCTCTTCTCGCCATACTGGCGGTCCAGCTCGGCTTTGCGCTTGTCTTCCTCGATCTGGTACAGCTTCGCCTTCAGCATCGCCATCGCCTTCGCGCGGTTCTTCGGCTGGCTTCGCTCGATCTGGCACGCCACGATCACGCCGCTCGGCACGTGCGTGATTCGCACCGCCGTCTCCACCTTGTTCACGTTTTGCCCGCCTTTGCCGCCGGCACGGTACGTGTCAATTTTCAGGTCTTCTTCGCGGATCTGGATATCGATGTCCTCCTCTGAGTCAGGGGTGACGTCGATCGAAGCAAAGCTGGTGTGGCGCTTCTTGGCCGCATCAAACGGGGAGATGCGCACCAGACGATGCACACCGCGCTCGGCCTGGAGATAGCCAAAGGCGTTTTCGCCGATCACTTCCAGCGTCGCAGAGCGCGTGCCCACGTCATCGCCAGCTTCATGATCGATCAGCTCCACCTTGTAGCCGCGCCGCACGCACCAGCGCTGATACATGCGCATCAGCATGTCCGCCCAGTCACAAGCCTCTGTGCCACCGGCTCCGGAATGGATGGTGATAAAGGCATTACCACGGTCAAAGGGTCCTTTCAGCAGCTGGCTCAGCTCAAAGGCACCGACGTCCGCCTCGAGTTTCTTGTGCTCCAGCTCCACCTCACGCCACGTCTCCATGTCACCAGCCTCCTTGGCCAGTTCGATGAGTCCGTCAAAATCACCAGTCCGCGCTTCCAGATCCTGTAGCGGCCCGATTTTCTTTTTGATGACATTCGTGCGGTCGATCGTCTTGCGCGCCGCATTCGCATCATCCCAGAAGCCAGGGGCCGCCAGGCGGTCCTCTAGCATGGCCAGCTCGTCTTTTAATTTCGGTACGTCAAAGATACCTCCGGAGTTCCCCCAACTTGGCCTTGAGGGCGGTGGTGTCGAGGGCCTGGAGGTCGGTGAGGATGGTCTTGCTGGTCTTTTCCATGATGCAGCGTAGATAACGGCTCGGCACACGAGTTCAACGCCTTTTGTCATCATGGAAAAAACCGAGGCCATCCTCATCGGGCGCACACGCTATGCGGAGAGCAGTCTCATCGTGCACTGGTGCTCGCCGGATGTCGGTCTTTTCAAGACCATCGCCAAAGGCGCCCTGCGTCCCAAATCACCCTTCTCAGGCGTGCTCGACCTCTTTGTCTCCGCCGACCTTCGCTTCGTCCGCAGCAAATCCAGCGACCTCCACACTCTCGCCGAGGCCCGCTGGACCCATCCTCGCCTCGGCCTCCGCGAGAGCTACGGCCGCGTCCTCGCCGCCACCTACCTCGTCAAATTAGTGAGCCTCGTCGCCGAAAGCGGTTCCCCCATTCCCGAGATCCACGACCTCCTCGTCAAAGCCCTCGACTACCTCGCCGCCAAAGACCCCGTCCCCGCCCTCATCACCCGTTTCGAGCAGCGCCTCGCCGAAATCCTCGGCATCATTCCCGGGGGCGACTCCGGCATGGCCTCAGCCGCCATCGAAGACAGCTTCCACCGCAAGCTGCCCGTGCAGAGGCGGCAGCTCGCGGATTGGATGATGAAGCATTGAGCTGGCCGCTGCTGAGTGGAGCATCCTTCAAGGCATCAATGGTAGTAAGGCAAATCAATCCTTCCCACGACCTTCTTGTTTCGATCTGTCAAAATCAACGTGTCGAAATACGGCTCCAGGCGGGGTTCATGGTAGTATTTTTCATCATCGACAGTGGACAATAATTCCGCATCTGGAAATCCTTTGTTCAGAGGCACAATCTTGAAACTCGCTCTCCAGTGCTTGTAGGCTGACAATCTATATCCATCATACATGTCCCAGTGTTCCGATTGAGATGCGTATCCGCCACGAGCTCC
This window contains:
- the mntR gene encoding transcriptional regulator MntR, whose product is MPAKRKEHTSHLGSPAIEDYLEQIHNLIIAKGYARVVDIAKNLGVSQASVTNMIQKLDAEGFVVYERYRGVILTEEGGKVGADIARRHEVLTRLLAGFGLDPKTVHEDVEGMEHHISRQTLDVLTLLMEELEGNAVLMRKLKRKLAGLS
- the trpS gene encoding tryptophan--tRNA ligase; translated protein: MRILSGLQPSGRLHIGNFFGMMEPALKLQHEGDAYYFIADYHSLTSVHDGKALRSYVRELAIDFLACGLDPDKCVFFRQSDVPEHCELSWILSTITPMGLLERCTSYKDKVARGIQASHGLFAYPVLMAADILIYDSDIVPVGKDQKQHVEVTRDIAIKMNETFGEGLFKLPQPRIQEATAVVPGLDGQKMSKSYDNTIPLFEEPGPLKKKIMGIKTDSTPVEAPKPVEGSSILALYKLVASQSDYDAMVADHLNGGVGYGDFKKRLLQGITDYFAPFRARRDEIIADKGYVDKVLAEGAEKARAVARKTLSRVRDAVGLG
- a CDS encoding YkgJ family cysteine cluster protein; protein product: MESASFAEAATRLCTACGMCCDGTMFQIVRMQPGDVPAALGRLGLKIRCRDGEYHMEQPCPALQEKGCTVYDKRPVRCRLFHCQQLLRMENGETTEAEVMTMIQDTRAQVAQVRGLIEACGLREDGQSLMERHERVMSTPVNEALEPELVSVREELDEAMRKLKLRLNREFRVPPNSH
- a CDS encoding helix-turn-helix domain-containing protein, whose amino-acid sequence is MKPVFEKVPKRQWESFHCEVVRAMDYGTRWHFHPEYQLTLAIESRGHRVVGDNIGALTDGDIVLIGSNLPHVWHQDTSAKSRRVNAIIVRFDETFLGRDFMALPEMEPVKRLLQRAARGLEVRGAARTAVTEHMKRLADSEGLGRVIELLAILNALAKSEELKPLASSNFEPKLESADQGRMERVIDFIHTHLTEEIDRERLAKLAHLSLGAFSRFFHSRTGKTVPQYVNEVRIGRACGMLAEDVSNITDIAMDCGYRNLANFNRRFREVMGTTPSAYRQKFRGMAGK
- the rnr gene encoding ribonuclease R; protein product: MEKKLLGLLGSEDYIPSNVPELLSQLGMKPNQQQVLQGLLKRLEKQGKILRTKGNRYIEAEEADLVPGVIQVTRGGRGFVMPDEGGGAEISVPESKMDTAMHGDRVLVRLDFKPGQQDRSGSVVRILERRRTQVVGTLQRTKQFLHVTPDDPRLPGVIYVPEPRDVGRKAIVGDKVVVEITQWGSGKVAPEGEVIEVLGPPDEEGVDMLSVLRNYDLPLHFPKNVLNEAHAIAKSRPDNQPSAQECAGRVDCRPHNVVTIDPDDAKDFDDAICMQREGEQWRLWVHIADVSHYVKPGSALDVEASKRGNSTYLVDRVIPMLPEALSNELCSLKPNVDRLTKCVEFVMSKHGQVVSAKFYSAVIRSKRRFTYKEAFAVLQAPPNNETEQMLHDAHEMAQKIRHLRFKNGSLDLDFPENKIRLDENGKVLRIEKIENDVSHQLIEEFMLLANEAVAGRLMGLNRNSVYRVHESPKEKRLNDFREEVLSHRVPCGDLTHRPEVQKLLARLQTLPIGPALKIGFLRSLMRARYAMEPLGHYGLAKPKYTHFTSPIRRYADLVVHRSLFDKAELQAGDARQIASHISATEKNSADAERDSKEVKLYAYLKAQLVSRKPHSYEALVTEVRNFGFFVDVPDLGLSGVVPLSAIPDDFFIFDPVTRLLTGRHTRRVIRLGDNVVVQIYKVDSARKQVDFKLVVNPQEEGRSRKPEKKGREERRERDRREIKSAPPRKPGHGHKRAQQNKKRKR
- a CDS encoding transporter — encoded protein: MANNFITLLFAVVSPWGMADDWIVMERKNTRPLSTDRPDQTESACTVPKGWFQVESNLVSFSRTRQAGERSDDTSFCDFIFKYGVTHNTDLQVGWAPRLLHRSQDADSVLIGKNSGSGDLYLRMKTNLVGNDEGPYAIALLPWVKAPTATKGLGNQCWEYGLTINQELDIGGGWELGSSIFLSMAVTDHQTRYFEPAFTIAIGRDLTEKIGFYVETYQGWLTDEGRYWQSSLDGGFTYMVTPDLKFDVGANWYYNAQEAINPFVGVSFRF
- a CDS encoding Nramp family divalent metal transporter, with the protein product MENTPETGWRSRGDNSLPEVFRSVPVPQEGSFWRKMLAYAGPGFLVSVGYMDPGNWATDLAGGARYGYTLLSVILISNLIAILLQHLCVKLGVVTGRDLAQACRDHYPRPVVWFLWVLCEAAIAACDLAEVVGSAIGLQLLFGIPLVWGCVITTLDVMIVLLLQNRGFRYVEALVITLILTIGGCFAAEMIFAKPDLAGIASGFVPSAEIFKNREMLFVAIGILGATVMPHNLYLHSSIVQTRNFARDDAGKSEAIKFATIDSTFALMFALFINGGILIVAAAAFHTSGHKEVAEIQEAYELLSPVLGVGAASTLFAVALLASGQNSTLTGTLAGQIVMEGFLSIRLKPWLRRMITRLIAVVPAVCIIGYYGEGKTTDLLISSQVILSMQLSFAVIPLLCFTGEKSKMGRFANPLWIKLLAWASAIVIIVLNLKYLFDQFAPQSWINALGI
- a CDS encoding universal stress protein, yielding MYQKILVALDASASDQELLPAITQLATLMQSQLLLVHVADGWAARNFDQLKLAESEEMKQDLNYLETTAASLRSTSGLTVNIRLVLGEPPDQLLKVAAEENIDLIALASHGHRLIGDIIHGSTIDAVRHKATVPLFVVPPKRTP
- a CDS encoding Hsp33 family molecular chaperone HslO — translated: MSQMLEPDLSVVDLRSYFVRKRNALLVRGRFSPLYLDYYLHLMQHGIQNKESLDQMLKDALAGLALHLCSRPQDESCAWTIHVKEPQRANLFVTGSTRPGRVTGRVFTEDVRQEGEALFIAQTTRPEHPTRQSMIEFQGSDMLKAVETFYTTSEQRLTRFFRLEEEEFVQISAEPDCDEEWLAALTLEQVLALETDEHLTLLETRGYVFECGCSVERLMPIILRLPKDDLDHIFADGVAIITCPRCGAVFRTAKESFEQWRSANS
- a CDS encoding glycosyltransferase family 4 protein; translated protein: MKLALIRRQYSATGGAELYVQRLLGALAAAGHETHLFAEKWQGQAEGVKFHSVSVEGARAEKPLRFAEAVNAALQHERFDCVFSLERTLKQDVYRAGDGLHRVWLERRRQFAPWWKRPLVGLGAFHRNMMALEAQAFDPANTQRVIVNSEMVRGEIAQHFPDFPQERVHTIRNGVDVKRFKSVTREDARRRFGLEEKDFVLVFVGSGWERKGLPWLLKFMSGHGDDPHLKLLVVTRDRMRGRVPQNVILTGPMSDVEAAYAAADVLTFLPIYEPCSNVVSEALATGIPVITTSYNGASELIDSGVNGHVLDDPTDLATLGMCINHWRARGGGNSVKTRLPLDLELNVELTLQVLEKTARG